One part of the Acetoanaerobium sticklandii genome encodes these proteins:
- a CDS encoding copper amine oxidase N-terminal domain-containing protein, protein MKRKLSLLMVLMMMLTLVPANMAFAASDAVVNTVVTSADGTVDFDLDIEIKGAGVTSGGIFELTLGDDAEWATAPNATGGATLRNAATVVGEQRAEYVINADATTGNIKISGEVTLDGAKDGDQKVTIENITNSGVSRQVLTYAVVSGSGTIVSRRLGDVTTVTRGTKDASDFELRETTKDAMSNGTFVLRLPKDVEWAAGTTVTLNGNGLAVSAFGDRELTVTVAGALDTVIDRIIVSPEVTLTKDAKFGDITVEVLDKTADVDAEDVKIAEYKDFGIELIVDKVESIVAGKSDTSKDYVVEVKLETAGNSFIAGRPIDFTVAGGDVKLKGSAPSNTSFDNIVGDYDDEFEVNLTNAYTTDNDLKFELYLKADWDAAGELKITAKGAGVEEQTIKLADVLAAAKITTKVDDKKTVADVVVGLQNQATPEITITETEAGSLQEGYYVFDLNQARYTGVEFIDSTVKFETTGDISVDDVYTIENGEKVVVYIDGESNKEASSIVIKGLTATLDRAVPFGQLDLRFGAVVADGDQTTPTATDGEFGLDPEEKGFDYDVETIVEKVPFLNVVTEVQTARQQKTVFTIDSATYTVGSETKMLDAAPYISNNRTMLPIGTVAQLAGATLNYSPSTRTAVFTKDNLVVSMNLDTNILLVNGSPVPMDAKPEIVNGRAFVSVVYVAQAFGIQNGTDIVYDAASRTVTLFPNAQ, encoded by the coding sequence ATGAAGAGAAAATTATCTCTATTAATGGTATTAATGATGATGTTAACATTAGTACCTGCTAACATGGCGTTTGCTGCAAGTGATGCTGTAGTTAATACAGTAGTAACTAGTGCTGACGGAACAGTGGATTTCGATTTAGATATCGAAATTAAAGGTGCAGGAGTTACTTCAGGAGGAATCTTTGAACTTACTCTAGGCGATGATGCTGAGTGGGCAACTGCTCCTAATGCAACAGGAGGAGCTACACTTAGAAATGCTGCAACTGTAGTTGGAGAGCAAAGAGCTGAGTACGTAATAAACGCTGATGCTACAACTGGAAATATTAAAATTTCTGGAGAAGTTACATTAGATGGTGCAAAAGATGGAGACCAAAAAGTAACTATCGAGAACATAACAAACTCTGGAGTTTCTAGACAAGTTCTTACTTATGCTGTTGTTTCTGGAAGTGGAACAATTGTTTCAAGAAGACTTGGAGATGTTACTACTGTAACTAGAGGAACTAAAGATGCATCTGATTTCGAATTAAGAGAAACTACAAAAGATGCTATGTCTAATGGAACATTTGTATTAAGATTACCAAAAGATGTAGAATGGGCTGCTGGAACAACTGTTACTTTAAATGGAAATGGATTAGCAGTATCTGCTTTCGGAGATAGAGAATTAACAGTGACTGTAGCTGGAGCTCTTGATACAGTAATTGATAGAATTATTGTTAGTCCTGAAGTTACTTTGACTAAAGATGCTAAATTCGGAGATATTACAGTTGAAGTTTTAGACAAAACTGCTGATGTTGATGCAGAAGATGTTAAAATCGCTGAATACAAAGATTTTGGAATCGAGCTTATAGTAGACAAAGTTGAGTCTATAGTAGCTGGAAAATCTGATACTAGCAAAGATTATGTTGTAGAAGTTAAATTAGAAACTGCTGGAAATTCTTTCATAGCTGGAAGACCTATAGATTTTACTGTAGCTGGCGGAGATGTTAAATTAAAAGGATCTGCTCCTTCTAATACTTCTTTTGACAACATAGTTGGAGATTATGATGATGAGTTTGAAGTTAATCTTACTAATGCTTACACAACTGACAATGATTTAAAATTTGAATTATACCTTAAAGCTGACTGGGATGCAGCTGGAGAATTAAAAATTACTGCTAAAGGTGCAGGAGTTGAAGAACAAACTATTAAATTAGCAGATGTTTTAGCAGCAGCTAAAATAACTACTAAGGTTGATGACAAGAAAACTGTTGCTGACGTTGTAGTAGGACTTCAAAACCAAGCAACACCTGAAATTACAATAACTGAAACTGAAGCTGGTTCTTTACAAGAAGGATACTATGTATTCGATCTTAATCAAGCTAGATATACAGGAGTAGAGTTTATTGATTCAACTGTTAAGTTTGAAACTACTGGAGACATTAGTGTAGATGACGTTTATACTATCGAAAATGGCGAGAAAGTAGTAGTTTATATAGATGGAGAGTCAAATAAAGAAGCTTCTTCTATAGTTATTAAAGGACTTACTGCAACTCTTGATAGAGCAGTTCCATTTGGACAGCTTGATTTAAGATTCGGAGCTGTTGTTGCTGATGGAGATCAAACTACTCCAACTGCTACTGATGGTGAATTTGGTCTTGATCCAGAAGAAAAAGGTTTTGATTATGATGTAGAAACTATCGTTGAGAAAGTTCCTTTCTTAAACGTAGTAACAGAAGTACAAACAGCTAGACAACAAAAAACTGTATTTACTATTGATTCTGCAACTTACACTGTAGGTTCTGAAACTAAAATGTTAGATGCAGCACCATATATTTCTAATAACAGAACTATGCTTCCTATAGGAACTGTAGCTCAATTAGCAGGTGCTACTCTTAACTACTCACCATCTACAAGAACTGCTGTATTTACTAAAGATAACCTAGTTGTATCTATGAACTTAGACACTAATATTCTTTTAGTAAACGGATCACCAGTTCCAATGGATGCTAAGCCAGAAATAGTTAACGGAAGAGCATTTGTATCAGTTGTTTATGTTGCTCAAGCTTTCGGTATCCAAAATGGAACTGATATAGTTTATGATGCAGCTTCTAGAACTGTAACTTTATTCCCTAACGCTCAATAA
- a CDS encoding stalk domain-containing protein translates to MKKILAIALGLFVGLSTFSYATPKVVEAYLQNDFLIKVNGEFKYHPEGLKPLVYQNRTYLPASYIAQLLGANTTFDSDTKTVSINSNPDVGIEQEKIKEYEEKIKILEEKIEKLESSTSANSDYTKLPARIAQNGYKLTLEGLSIREEGNDGRLYFTLENEDADTGVKIDAMSTIIETSTDKYEASFQFQENLDRDLFKWIRRNEELKTYIPFSKLPEDDKEIREMTVTVVLEVNETYPKKETLTFKVLND, encoded by the coding sequence ATGAAAAAAATATTAGCTATAGCGCTAGGACTATTTGTGGGACTTTCAACATTTAGTTATGCAACTCCTAAAGTTGTAGAAGCTTATTTACAAAATGATTTTCTTATTAAAGTAAATGGAGAATTTAAATATCATCCAGAAGGATTAAAACCTTTAGTTTATCAAAATAGAACATATTTACCGGCATCTTATATAGCTCAGCTACTTGGAGCGAATACAACTTTTGATAGCGATACGAAAACTGTAAGCATAAACTCTAATCCGGATGTTGGCATTGAACAAGAAAAAATCAAAGAATATGAAGAAAAGATTAAAATACTTGAAGAGAAAATAGAGAAATTAGAATCATCGACTTCTGCAAATTCTGATTACACAAAATTGCCAGCTAGAATTGCACAAAATGGTTATAAGCTTACTTTAGAAGGGCTATCAATTAGAGAAGAAGGTAATGATGGGCGTTTATATTTCACATTAGAAAATGAAGATGCTGATACAGGGGTTAAGATTGACGCTATGTCAACAATTATAGAGACAAGTACAGATAAATATGAAGCATCTTTTCAATTTCAAGAAAACTTAGATAGAGATTTATTTAAATGGATTAGGAGGAATGAAGAATTAAAAACATATATTCCATTTTCAAAATTGCCAGAAGATGATAAAGAAATAAGAGAAATGACAGTTACTGTAGTTTTAGAAGTTAATGAAACTTACCCTAAAAAAGAAACTTTAACATTTAAGGTGTTAAATGATTAA